A part of Larkinella insperata genomic DNA contains:
- a CDS encoding lysophospholipid acyltransferase family protein, whose protein sequence is MTLYFFRILSRLPITVFYAIADFLYYLLAHVIGYRKEVILTNLKRSFPEKSDAERRRIAKKFYRNFADVLVETVKLPGLSTEALQERVQFTNKELVLDKLATGQPVLIMASHQCNWEWAPSASVVNGMPADAVYKKLNNELSEHVVRYIRSRFGAKPVPMKSLLREMASRRHEPRLIALVADQIPDQPEYGYWTSFLHQETPFYPGTERLARTFKIPVFYIEMERVRRGHYSMTFYPIAEPPYDQLPNGELLNRYRDLLEKTIRKAPSDWLWSHKRWKHKRSQYERTQVKW, encoded by the coding sequence ATGACACTTTACTTTTTTCGCATTCTCTCCCGATTACCGATTACCGTATTTTACGCCATTGCCGACTTCCTGTACTACTTGCTGGCGCATGTGATTGGTTACCGAAAAGAAGTTATCCTTACGAATTTAAAACGATCTTTTCCGGAAAAATCGGATGCTGAGCGTCGCCGGATCGCTAAAAAATTTTACCGCAACTTCGCCGACGTACTCGTCGAAACCGTCAAACTGCCGGGATTGTCGACGGAAGCGCTGCAAGAACGGGTGCAGTTCACCAACAAGGAGTTGGTGCTGGACAAACTGGCTACCGGTCAGCCGGTGCTGATTATGGCGTCTCACCAGTGCAACTGGGAGTGGGCTCCTTCCGCGTCGGTCGTGAACGGGATGCCCGCCGATGCCGTCTATAAAAAGTTAAACAATGAGCTTTCGGAGCATGTGGTCCGTTACATCCGTTCCCGGTTCGGGGCCAAACCGGTGCCCATGAAGTCTTTGCTGCGCGAAATGGCCAGCCGACGCCACGAACCCCGCCTGATTGCCCTGGTGGCCGACCAGATTCCCGATCAGCCGGAATACGGTTACTGGACGTCCTTTCTGCACCAGGAAACCCCCTTCTACCCGGGTACGGAGCGGCTGGCCCGTACCTTTAAAATTCCGGTTTTCTACATCGAGATGGAACGGGTTCGGCGGGGTCATTATTCAATGACCTTCTACCCCATCGCCGAACCGCCCTACGACCAACTTCCGAATGGGGAACTGTTAAACCGGTACCGGGATTTGCTGGAAAAAACCATCCGGAAAGCTCCCTCGGACTGGCTTTGGTCCCACAAACGCTGGAAGCATAAACGCTCCCAGTACGAAAGAACGCAGGTAAAATGGTAA
- a CDS encoding WbqC family protein has protein sequence MLVQIEIHLFGPINMSSILEKYHVDRVNQGIRIELHYLPSLTYFTALLPFDTVWLEAAEHYGKQSYRNRCYVLTANGPDRLTVPVLNGTHKQLIRDVRIDDRQAWTDRHWRCLVTAYSKAPFFEFYADDLETVFRRKWVYLFELNLELLTLCLKWLGWKKNIALTEIFERQVVSQVLDARSQINARGDTQNGRFYRPVAYQQNFGNVFVPDLSILDLIFCQGTEASNVLQQSLIQ, from the coding sequence TTGCTTGTTCAAATCGAAATTCATTTATTTGGTCCCATCAACATGTCGAGTATATTGGAAAAGTACCACGTTGACCGTGTAAATCAGGGTATTCGGATTGAATTGCACTATCTGCCGAGCCTGACTTATTTCACCGCACTTTTACCCTTCGATACCGTTTGGCTGGAAGCAGCCGAGCATTATGGAAAGCAAAGTTACAGAAATCGGTGTTATGTCCTGACGGCAAATGGCCCCGACCGGCTGACGGTTCCGGTACTGAATGGTACGCATAAGCAGTTAATCCGCGATGTTCGGATCGACGACCGGCAAGCCTGGACCGACCGTCACTGGCGGTGTTTGGTAACGGCTTACAGCAAAGCTCCTTTTTTTGAGTTCTACGCTGATGATTTAGAGACGGTATTTCGCCGGAAGTGGGTGTATCTGTTTGAGCTAAACCTTGAACTGCTGACATTATGTCTGAAGTGGCTGGGCTGGAAAAAAAACATTGCTTTGACGGAAATATTTGAAAGGCAGGTAGTTAGTCAGGTTCTGGACGCTCGTTCCCAAATTAATGCCCGGGGAGATACACAAAATGGCAGGTTTTATCGTCCGGTCGCGTATCAACAAAACTTTGGCAATGTATTTGTACCAGATTTAAGCATTCTGGATTTAATTTTCTGCCAAGGGACCGAAGCCTCTAATGTTTTACAGCAGTCGTTAATACAGTGA
- a CDS encoding ATP-dependent Clp protease ATP-binding subunit: MEAKFSNRVKEVISLSREEALRLGHDYIGTEHLLLGMIREGEGVAVGLLKKLGISLDELRVTIEQATKGTATNNVKNLANIPLTRQSEKVLKITYLEAKIFKSPLIGTEHLLLSILRDEDNVATQILNKFNVNYEVIKEMLEYQSSGTRPHMGPETDDDDNDRGMFGSSSSGSGKDPKGSEKSRTPVLDNFGRDLTKLAELGKLDPIVGREKEIERVAQILSRRKKNNPILIGEPGVGKTAIAEGLALRIVQKKVSRVLFGKRVVTLDLASLVAGTKYRGQFEERMKAVMNELEKSPEVILFIDELHTIVGAGGASGSLDASNMFKPALARGDIQCIGATTLDEYRQYIEKDGALARRFQVVMVDATSVEETIEILNNIKDKYEDHHHVNYTPEAVEAAVKLSERYISDRFLPDKAIDVLDEVGARVHISNISVPEDILKLEESIENIKKEKNQVVKSQKYEEAAQLRDKEKRLIDQLDRAKLAWEEETKKKRYTVTEENVAEVVAMMTGIPTNRVATNEGAKLLNMSDQLTGRVIGQDKAVQKLVKAIQRTRVGLKDPKKPIGSFIFLGPTGVGKTELAKVLASYLFDKEDALVRIDMSEYMEKFSVSRLVGAPPGYVGYEEGGQLTEKIRRKPYSVVLLDEIEKAHPDVFNILLQVLDDGILTDGLGRRVDFRNTIIIMTSNIGVRDLKDFGTGIGFATRGKTENQDEIMKSTIQNALRKAFSPEFLNRLDDVIVFNSLQREDIHKIIDLMLGKLLGRVTSLGYKVELTEKAKDFLSDKGYDPQYGARPLSRAIQKYLEDPVAEEILKGDLKEGDVIQADYDDNGENLIITVKKPEPVTESE, encoded by the coding sequence ATGGAAGCTAAATTTTCGAACCGAGTTAAAGAAGTTATCTCGCTCAGCAGAGAGGAAGCCCTGCGTCTGGGTCATGATTACATAGGTACAGAGCATCTGCTGCTGGGTATGATTCGGGAAGGCGAAGGGGTAGCCGTTGGGTTATTGAAAAAATTGGGCATTTCATTGGACGAACTCCGTGTAACAATCGAACAGGCGACCAAGGGAACAGCAACCAACAATGTCAAAAATCTGGCCAATATTCCACTGACCCGCCAGTCTGAGAAAGTCCTGAAAATTACGTACCTGGAGGCTAAAATCTTCAAAAGTCCGCTGATTGGCACCGAGCACCTGCTGTTGTCGATTCTGCGCGATGAAGATAATGTGGCCACCCAGATCCTAAACAAATTTAACGTCAACTACGAGGTAATCAAGGAGATGCTGGAATATCAATCTTCTGGTACACGTCCGCACATGGGCCCCGAAACTGACGACGACGACAACGACCGCGGCATGTTTGGTAGCAGCAGCTCCGGCTCGGGCAAAGATCCGAAAGGTTCTGAGAAGTCGCGGACGCCGGTTTTGGACAACTTCGGACGTGACCTGACTAAGCTGGCCGAATTAGGCAAACTCGACCCGATTGTTGGTCGTGAAAAAGAAATTGAGCGCGTGGCCCAGATCCTGAGCCGCCGGAAAAAGAACAACCCGATCCTGATTGGTGAACCGGGCGTTGGTAAAACCGCCATTGCGGAAGGTCTGGCGCTGCGGATCGTTCAGAAAAAAGTATCGCGGGTGCTGTTTGGCAAACGCGTGGTGACGCTGGACCTGGCTTCGTTGGTGGCCGGTACCAAATACCGCGGTCAGTTTGAAGAACGCATGAAAGCGGTCATGAACGAGCTGGAAAAGTCACCGGAAGTGATTCTGTTCATTGACGAGTTGCACACCATTGTGGGTGCGGGTGGCGCTTCGGGTTCGCTCGATGCCTCCAACATGTTCAAACCAGCACTGGCCCGGGGCGATATCCAATGCATTGGTGCCACGACGCTGGATGAATACCGGCAATATATCGAAAAAGACGGCGCACTGGCCCGTCGGTTCCAGGTAGTGATGGTCGACGCTACGTCAGTGGAAGAAACCATCGAAATCCTGAATAACATTAAAGATAAGTACGAAGATCACCACCACGTCAACTACACGCCCGAAGCGGTAGAAGCGGCCGTGAAACTTTCGGAGCGTTACATCTCTGACCGGTTCCTGCCCGACAAAGCCATCGATGTTCTGGATGAAGTAGGTGCCCGCGTACACATCTCCAACATCTCGGTTCCGGAAGATATCTTGAAGCTGGAAGAAAGCATCGAGAACATTAAGAAGGAGAAAAACCAGGTGGTGAAAAGCCAGAAATACGAAGAAGCCGCTCAACTGCGCGACAAGGAAAAACGTCTGATCGATCAGTTGGACCGTGCGAAACTGGCCTGGGAAGAAGAAACCAAGAAAAAACGCTACACGGTAACGGAAGAAAATGTGGCCGAAGTCGTTGCCATGATGACGGGCATCCCGACCAACCGCGTAGCCACCAACGAAGGCGCTAAGCTGCTGAACATGTCAGACCAATTGACCGGTCGCGTGATTGGTCAGGACAAAGCCGTACAGAAACTGGTGAAAGCCATTCAACGGACCCGTGTTGGTTTGAAAGATCCCAAAAAACCAATCGGTTCGTTTATCTTCCTCGGCCCGACCGGGGTTGGTAAAACCGAGTTGGCGAAGGTTTTGGCTTCGTATCTGTTCGACAAAGAAGATGCGCTGGTGCGGATTGATATGTCGGAATACATGGAGAAATTCAGCGTAAGCCGTCTGGTCGGAGCTCCTCCGGGCTACGTCGGTTACGAAGAAGGGGGGCAGTTGACGGAAAAAATCCGCCGGAAACCCTACTCTGTCGTTCTGTTGGATGAGATCGAGAAAGCCCACCCGGATGTGTTCAACATCCTGCTGCAAGTGCTTGACGATGGTATCCTGACCGACGGTCTGGGTCGCCGGGTTGACTTCCGGAACACCATCATCATCATGACCTCGAACATCGGGGTTCGTGACCTGAAAGATTTCGGTACCGGTATTGGTTTCGCCACCCGTGGCAAAACGGAGAACCAGGACGAGATCATGAAGAGTACGATTCAGAACGCGTTGCGGAAAGCCTTCTCTCCGGAGTTCCTGAACCGTCTGGACGATGTGATCGTGTTCAATTCGCTGCAACGCGAAGACATCCACAAGATCATTGACCTGATGCTGGGCAAACTGCTGGGTCGGGTAACGAGCCTGGGCTACAAAGTCGAACTGACCGAAAAAGCGAAAGATTTCCTGTCAGACAAAGGCTACGATCCACAATACGGTGCTCGTCCGCTAAGCCGGGCTATCCAGAAATACCTGGAGGATCCCGTGGCGGAAGAAATCCTGAAAGGTGATCTGAAAGAAGGCGATGTGATTCAGGCCGACTACGATGATAACGGTGAAAACCTGATCATCACGGTGAAGAAACCGGAGCCGGTAACCGAATCAGAATAA